One Bacteroidia bacterium DNA segment encodes these proteins:
- a CDS encoding pentapeptide repeat-containing protein, with product MQTNKFDDCSFDNCNFSMTTIYDAGFRNATFKNCKILGVDFTRCDKFMFSFSFDNCIMDYCTFYGTKLKNTKFLQCSLKEVDFTETDLSSAHFTKSDLTGAIFSRTILEKADFRSASNFSINPEFNKLKKAKFSAFQLEGLLYKYQLDINDDN from the coding sequence TTGCAAACTAATAAATTTGATGATTGCTCTTTTGACAATTGTAATTTTTCGATGACAACAATTTATGATGCTGGATTTAGAAATGCAACTTTTAAAAATTGTAAGATTTTAGGTGTTGATTTTACCCGATGCGACAAATTTATGTTTTCATTTAGCTTCGACAATTGCATTATGGATTATTGTACTTTTTATGGAACCAAATTAAAAAATACAAAGTTTTTGCAGTGTTCGTTGAAAGAAGTAGATTTCACTGAAACAGACTTAAGCTCTGCTCATTTTACTAAATCAGATTTGACGGGAGCAATATTTTCCAGAACCATACTTGAAAAAGCCGACTTTAGAAGTGCAAGCAACTTTTCGATAAACCCTGAATTTAATAAATTGAAAAAAGCAAAGTTTTCTGCATTTCAACTTGAAGGACTTCTTTATAAATATCAATTAGATATTAATGATGACAACTAA